One Bacteroidota bacterium genomic window carries:
- a CDS encoding translocation/assembly module TamB domain-containing protein → MRRFFKIAKYSFYFLLLLVLFLFGLVQLAPVQRQFAELVIDKVLLQRGINSVEFERLKIGLNGKVSVYHLSIADDRFNEIAFVEKFAARVGFISLLRKELAIKSLSLKGTRAQLYRLKDNSLNIAGLMKSKPKAVKKQTKQKMVIDIGHIELKNIDFRYHDSVSAVYLDIKLGNFSVDLHGSNLNALSLLLDKMELKDTEVRLVQDYPLVNRKPEENNIEKKAPQIQVGNMLLSNVHFNMLDNRDKSSLSAGLTKLSGNKASVDIDERNIKVKSISLYEGSFMLNDLLAGEVEQKMELNPTESPREISFSGGWTIEAGRLKGKNNQVSLLLEEKEANTSSFSPQNFSFEGIDFDIRKASVRDTGIVAQISGLTCHNADGFRLLNASIDAAIHKNMGRVEVHKLSTGRSNIKLELDVFLPLQQPDIKNLKLNKLFAEGEIAETDLGYFMPSLTKTLPWLKGEVVTGKLNLSGSGETLTLSEFEIGSTSLFTLKAKGAIQHYQSLENAAFLFDTIQLVLTEGSPMVSTLADSLAGSIPEIRAALRIGGRLDSVGVQFYLTDLQGFSEGSIQLSGDSLHQSIETQIALNEIHLERYLKGKTPLAVNGNMVLTADLLGWDSISNATLDLCLSKMEIDTLLIDTVLMTGNFSAGNFEMELNHQSELTQLNAKAMGTILPDQLAIVYQTEIVGFDVSRFLELKQKGLVDAKIAGMIRISDSLHNLFNANCEFLRFRSKEKEYQLNQLNLAGHLSDNYFSGSFSGEGVKLELESNIAFNQTGKTLKDFLANHIDPIQRPAGTLGDQLILQCQVQNSYNLQHLLSELFFDSLLVESAEFHFHLQQELLKANISIPYLAYKGLSIARVSSNVYIDSTLSEYKFELGETGYKKLRTSGIKVEARGKDNELQSIFQVTGHSGSAVLILPLNLSRRDSILFFSVNDSIQISGKNWHITQPEILRYNNRTNRWSTRGVNLAFENQSIQLEENALEIRIKLNKLNLAMLTNFVSMAEKPYLTSGILSGELAYRLETEKVWLFHSVISISEIGILGRSIGNLKLAIDQLGKENTRIQLDILNRSDYLNFSGSVGDLAEKKHQAKISIEDVTLYSGLFDSSNVAITQGGLLGEMAAEILEEGLNLKGNLHLKNNVVRIPTLGMNFKIDNEEIQFSRQGMHFDDLDIYDETGNRLRLSGNIFTSNYTDIKLNLRLLTDRFQLMNTQAGLNKKLFGKFVLGADLRIEGSPKLPEIVAKLNVHNETNLTLLLPEKDPLQAGNEGVISFRERDQTISDSAFIASGFQQVRDSLDAKFSLGPSSIVLSFDPAARYTIITDPRSGDFARFGLNGALQYRTLQNSLFELSGNIQIVEGLYQMSFYQMVQKDFTIVPQSTIYFSGPFSNATIDLKAMHVVRTNSLALMSGESIGSSSAEKALYNQRLPYELYFNVSGLLLSPDVSFSLDLPAEYKKNSPMIASKLDKLAGVESEQERNMQVFALLVTGGFIAQDAGSGASGSSDVATATARNSLNSILSQQMNNIMSDNIQFFDMNMGLNTYEDYARKGGQTTTDLDVRISKNLFEDRVSLQMESRINLSGNTNPGQSSSNYNTDYKFFYNIDKDGTYKLKAYNLAIYDLFDGDITNTGIGILYSKDFDSRKRKNYVEINSPQNSEQE, encoded by the coding sequence ATGAGGAGATTTTTCAAAATAGCAAAGTATTCTTTTTATTTCTTGCTGCTTCTTGTGTTATTTCTTTTTGGCCTTGTTCAGCTGGCTCCGGTTCAGCGGCAGTTTGCAGAGCTTGTGATTGATAAGGTATTGCTGCAAAGGGGAATTAATTCGGTGGAGTTCGAACGACTGAAAATAGGCCTGAATGGGAAGGTATCTGTTTATCATTTAAGCATTGCTGATGATAGGTTCAATGAAATTGCTTTCGTAGAAAAATTCGCTGCCCGTGTTGGTTTTATTTCACTACTCAGAAAAGAACTGGCAATTAAAAGCTTGTCTTTGAAAGGCACCAGGGCTCAGCTTTATCGATTGAAAGACAACAGCCTGAATATTGCCGGGTTGATGAAATCAAAACCCAAAGCGGTAAAAAAGCAGACCAAACAAAAGATGGTCATCGACATTGGCCACATCGAATTGAAAAACATTGACTTTCGCTATCACGACAGTGTATCGGCGGTATATCTCGACATCAAACTGGGAAATTTCTCTGTCGACCTGCATGGTAGCAACCTGAATGCCTTAAGCCTGCTGTTGGATAAAATGGAGCTAAAAGATACAGAAGTGCGTCTTGTTCAGGACTATCCATTGGTGAATCGCAAACCAGAGGAAAACAATATCGAAAAGAAAGCGCCTCAAATACAGGTTGGGAATATGCTGCTAAGCAATGTACACTTTAATATGTTGGATAATCGAGATAAGAGCAGTCTTTCAGCCGGGCTAACAAAGCTTAGCGGGAACAAAGCATCTGTCGATATCGACGAACGCAACATTAAAGTGAAGTCAATTTCGCTTTACGAAGGGAGTTTTATGTTGAACGACCTTTTGGCAGGTGAGGTTGAACAGAAAATGGAGCTTAACCCGACCGAATCCCCTCGTGAGATTAGCTTTTCTGGCGGTTGGACCATAGAGGCGGGTCGACTTAAAGGAAAAAACAACCAGGTGTCCCTGTTACTCGAAGAAAAAGAAGCGAATACAAGCAGCTTTTCTCCACAGAATTTTTCTTTCGAGGGCATCGATTTCGATATCCGTAAAGCAAGTGTACGCGATACAGGCATTGTTGCGCAGATAAGTGGATTAACATGCCACAATGCCGATGGATTCAGGCTTCTGAATGCCAGTATCGATGCCGCCATTCATAAAAACATGGGTAGAGTAGAGGTGCATAAACTGTCTACTGGCCGGAGCAATATTAAACTTGAACTGGATGTTTTTTTGCCACTTCAGCAACCGGATATAAAGAATTTAAAGCTCAACAAGCTCTTCGCGGAGGGAGAAATTGCCGAAACTGACTTGGGGTATTTTATGCCTTCTCTTACCAAAACCCTTCCATGGTTAAAAGGCGAGGTGGTTACTGGGAAACTAAATCTTTCAGGTAGTGGAGAAACCCTGACATTAAGTGAATTTGAAATAGGCAGTACCTCACTGTTCACTTTAAAGGCAAAAGGAGCAATTCAGCACTATCAGAGCCTTGAAAATGCAGCTTTTTTATTCGATACTATTCAGCTTGTTTTAACCGAAGGAAGCCCTATGGTAAGTACTTTGGCCGATTCGTTGGCAGGCAGTATTCCGGAAATCAGAGCCGCACTGAGAATAGGTGGCAGGTTAGATTCCGTGGGTGTTCAATTTTACCTTACCGATTTACAAGGTTTTTCGGAAGGTAGCATTCAACTTTCTGGCGATAGTCTGCACCAATCGATTGAAACACAGATTGCTTTAAATGAAATTCACCTTGAGCGGTACCTAAAGGGGAAAACCCCCTTAGCTGTGAACGGCAATATGGTTCTTACGGCTGATCTTTTAGGTTGGGATTCTATATCTAATGCTACGCTTGATCTTTGTCTAAGCAAAATGGAAATTGACACCTTGCTGATCGATACTGTTTTAATGACAGGAAATTTTTCTGCTGGCAATTTTGAGATGGAGTTAAACCATCAATCAGAACTAACTCAACTTAATGCAAAAGCGATGGGCACGATTTTGCCGGATCAGCTGGCTATTGTATATCAGACTGAAATAGTGGGCTTCGATGTATCAAGATTTTTGGAGTTGAAGCAAAAGGGTCTGGTCGATGCCAAAATCGCCGGGATGATCAGGATCAGCGACAGCCTGCACAACCTTTTTAACGCCAATTGCGAGTTCCTTCGGTTTCGAAGCAAGGAGAAGGAGTATCAGCTCAATCAACTAAACCTTGCGGGGCACCTTTCTGACAATTATTTTTCCGGCAGCTTTTCCGGCGAAGGGGTAAAGCTTGAATTGGAGAGCAACATAGCTTTTAATCAAACAGGTAAAACTTTAAAAGACTTTCTGGCAAATCACATTGACCCTATTCAACGGCCGGCAGGTACTTTGGGCGACCAGCTTATTCTCCAATGTCAGGTTCAGAATTCTTATAATTTGCAGCATTTACTCAGCGAACTATTTTTCGATTCTCTGCTCGTAGAATCCGCGGAATTTCATTTCCACTTACAACAGGAATTGCTAAAAGCAAATATTTCCATTCCTTATCTGGCCTACAAAGGGCTATCTATTGCGCGGGTGAGTTCGAATGTATATATTGACTCAACACTTTCAGAATACAAGTTTGAACTTGGCGAAACAGGTTATAAGAAGTTGCGTACTTCAGGCATTAAAGTAGAAGCCAGGGGTAAGGACAATGAACTACAAAGTATTTTTCAGGTAACCGGACATTCAGGTTCTGCCGTATTAATTTTACCCTTGAATTTGAGCCGTCGCGATAGCATACTCTTCTTTTCGGTGAACGACAGCATACAAATAAGCGGCAAAAACTGGCATATCACCCAACCAGAAATACTGAGATACAACAATCGAACTAATCGTTGGAGCACCAGGGGTGTAAATCTGGCCTTCGAAAATCAATCCATTCAACTCGAAGAGAATGCCTTAGAAATTCGAATCAAACTGAATAAGTTGAACCTTGCCATGCTTACTAATTTTGTTAGCATGGCCGAGAAACCCTATTTAACTTCCGGCATACTTTCAGGTGAGTTAGCCTATCGGCTGGAAACAGAAAAGGTCTGGCTTTTTCATTCTGTCATTTCTATTAGCGAAATTGGAATTTTAGGTCGCAGCATTGGAAACCTTAAGCTGGCCATTGATCAACTTGGGAAAGAAAACACAAGAATTCAGCTTGACATTTTAAATCGATCGGACTACTTAAATTTTTCCGGATCGGTGGGTGACCTTGCTGAAAAAAAGCATCAGGCAAAAATTTCCATTGAAGATGTCACGCTTTATTCCGGGCTTTTCGATTCCAGCAATGTCGCCATTACTCAGGGTGGCTTGTTGGGCGAAATGGCAGCTGAAATACTCGAAGAGGGCTTAAACCTGAAAGGAAACCTGCACCTGAAGAACAATGTGGTTAGAATTCCAACTCTTGGAATGAATTTCAAAATAGATAACGAGGAAATTCAATTTTCCAGGCAGGGAATGCATTTTGATGATCTGGACATTTATGATGAAACTGGCAATCGTCTGCGCCTCTCGGGGAATATCTTTACTTCTAACTATACTGACATTAAACTCAATCTGCGCTTACTTACCGATCGTTTTCAGTTAATGAATACCCAGGCAGGGCTTAATAAGAAACTTTTTGGAAAGTTTGTACTCGGTGCCGATTTACGCATCGAAGGGTCTCCAAAATTGCCTGAAATTGTAGCAAAGCTTAACGTGCACAACGAAACCAATCTGACCTTGCTGCTTCCCGAAAAAGACCCTTTGCAGGCAGGAAATGAGGGTGTGATAAGCTTTCGTGAAAGGGATCAGACTATTAGCGACTCTGCATTTATTGCCTCAGGATTTCAACAGGTGCGCGATTCGCTCGATGCAAAGTTTAGCCTTGGGCCTTCAAGCATTGTCCTTTCATTCGATCCTGCTGCCCGCTATACCATTATCACCGATCCCCGGTCGGGCGATTTTGCCCGCTTTGGACTAAACGGGGCACTTCAATACCGCACACTTCAAAATAGCTTGTTTGAATTGAGCGGAAATATACAAATTGTGGAAGGGCTTTACCAGATGTCGTTCTACCAGATGGTTCAGAAAGACTTTACCATAGTGCCTCAAAGTACTATCTATTTTTCCGGGCCATTTAGCAATGCTACTATCGATTTAAAGGCCATGCATGTGGTGCGCACCAACTCACTTGCACTGATGTCGGGAGAATCGATAGGTAGTTCGTCCGCTGAAAAGGCCCTTTACAACCAAAGGCTGCCTTATGAGTTGTATTTTAATGTGTCGGGTCTTTTATTGAGTCCCGATGTGAGTTTTTCGCTTGACCTGCCTGCTGAATACAAGAAAAATTCGCCTATGATAGCCTCTAAACTGGACAAACTGGCCGGGGTTGAAAGTGAACAGGAGCGGAACATGCAGGTTTTTGCTTTGCTGGTTACCGGTGGATTTATTGCCCAGGATGCCGGATCGGGAGCTTCCGGCTCATCGGATGTGGCTACAGCAACGGCACGTAACAGCCTAAACAGTATACTTTCTCAGCAGATGAACAACATCATGTCCGACAACATTCAGTTTTTCGATATGAATATGGGGCTGAATACATATGAAGACTATGCTCGTAAAGGAGGACAGACCACCACCGACCTGGATGTGCGGATATCGAAAAACCTATTCGAAGACAGGGTAAGCTTGCAGATGGAAAGTCGCATCAACCTGAGTGGGAATACCAATCCCGGTCAGAGCAGTTCGAACTACAATACCGACTACAAGTTTTTTTACAACATCGACAAGGATGGAACCTACAAACTAAAGGCCTATAACCTGGCCATTTACGATTTGTTCGATGGCGATATTACCAATACAGGGATCGGAATTTTATATTCGAAAGATTTCGATAGCCGGAAGAGAAAAAATTATGTCGAAATAAATTCACCTCAGAACAGTGAACAGGAATAG